In Mycteria americana isolate JAX WOST 10 ecotype Jacksonville Zoo and Gardens chromosome 17, USCA_MyAme_1.0, whole genome shotgun sequence, the sequence TgcagacagaaacaaaagaaggaaatttaaaGATGAGAAACCAGGAAAGGGTGCCTGCAGCAAGACATCTGTAACTTTGCGGAACATGTTCAACTCTTTGCTGAGGGCTCATGCATCCCTTGTCATGGCTTACCTTTCTCTATCACAGCTAGATACCTTTTATTAGTCATTAGGGTAATGGAAAATCAGTAAAATTTCACCCAAGAAAATGCATAAAGACATGAAGGCTGTTGGACAGGGAAAGAATCCTATCAGGGGTCAAAAGATGAAGGCTCAGAGACTTGTTAAATGAACAGCCTTTAAATGTCAAAACTTGCCTTAGTGAAAAAACATGTCaaatctgcaaaagcaaagctgtgccTCTCTCTGTGACATTGGCTTTGTGTGCTCTGCTGACCGTCATCAATTTTAAGTGAGACTAGCGCTCAGCAGTCAGTAACGAGCAGGGCCTTTGCCTTGTGACCATATTTTAtatgatgtattttttatttatcaagTTACTGAAAGAACTATGTGTAAGTGACAGCACCCGCCGCGCAGTAAGTGAGCATCCATGAACTGCAAATCCTGCGTCCCTACGGATGCCAGTGGCTGGTCTTTGCAGGCAGCCGCTCTGCCTGCCTAAGCAACAGCAACGCACACACAGGGCGAGAAAAGGCAGGGGAACGCCCACTGTGTGCTTTACAGCCTGCAGCTGTTTGAACActgagagtaaaataaaaacaaacccctaaTTTTACAAACAAATGTAATCCAAGCGAAACAGCAACATGGCTATATAAAAAGAACCAAACCccaatttttgaaacattttggaCATCATAAATATGGCATGGCACTGTAACAGACAGGATGGGGGTCTTGAAGGaagagagattttattttctctggggAAACACGCTCAGGAGCACAGCAACGCAGCAGTGAGTCAGCATCTGGATCTGAGTGGGGctcctgcagagatgccaccTAGTCATGAAGGACAGAGCTGTCACCAAGCATCTCCCAGGCAGCAGGTCCTGCTCACTGAGAGGAAGGTTATCAAGCGACCAGCAGTGGTAGCAGCAAGCCCTGCAGCCCAACATGCACTGGAACAAGATTCAGGAAGGAGACAGAAGGCGAACTGCGGCTTTGTAACTTACTCTCCCACAGCACGTTTGCTCTTTGTGCTGGAGAGCTGCCATGAGAGTTGTACCACCCCCTGTAATAACCAGGCTCTGCACGATCCTGTCAAGGTCCTCCCCTGGCAATGCCTGCAACAAATCTCCTCTCTTCTtcaccagctccagctctgcctctcagTCCTTTCTTTCCCTTATTGCCACtattctcttcttcttcttctctttagGGATTCCCTGCAGTGTCCCCCTCCCAGGTTTCACACAGCTTCCAAAGGCTATCTTTCTCCGTCCTCCTCTTCTTTACTCTTTTATCAGCCAGAATGGAGCCGTTCTGTGCCTGAAGGCCTGAGCGCCGCCAGCACCGGCCCCGACACCTGAGGAAAGCAGCAACAATGAGCAAGGGCAGCCTCCGCTCCTGCAGCAAACACACCCGCCGCTGCGGGCCCCACCTGCTCCCAAACCCCCGGTCGCTTCTGCGGAGGAAGCAGAAGCGCCTGCACGGTGCCCCGTGCCCTCCCGCGCTCTCGCCCCTCTGAGGAGCCCGGGCGCAGCCTGAGGGATCTCACGCCCGCACGGACCCTCGGAGCCTCGGAAGGGGCAGAGGTCGCCGCCGATCCGCCGCGAAACCcggccccgccaggccccgcgCCTCCGCGCTGAGGGGAGAAGAGACCCGCACACGCTGCCGAGGCCCCGGGGGCCGATCCCCCCCTCCGGCCCAGCCTCGCTCACCGCTCCCCGCCGCCATGATGCGAcacctccccgcccgccccctgcAGGGGTCACGTGGCCTCCGGGCCTCGGGGACCATCGAGAAAAGCGGCCAGAGCGCCTCGCTCCAACCATAGAGTTCTGCCCAGCGTCCCGCAGCGCTCGTGCGCCCCCGGGCGGGAAGGGGCCCGCCCCGGCGacgcggcggcggaggcggggccCGCGCGCGCCCGCCCTCTCGCGAGATCTCGGCGGGTATATCAGGCGCCCGCGCGCCCCCGGCCGCCTCTCCGCCGCCCCGCCAGGCCGCAGCCGCTCCCATCCGCCGCCatccgcgcccggcgccgccgccatgCCGCCCAAGTTCGACCCCAACGAGATCAAAGTCGGTACgtgccgggccgggggcggcggggggcagcgggaggagggggggagcggagcggccgggcccgggccgtgagggcgggccgggcccggcggagcggggctgaCGCGCGTTGCTGTGCCCGCAGTGTACCTGCGCTGCACCGGCGGGGAGGTCGGCGCCACCTCCGCTCTGGCCCCCAAGATCGGCCCCCTGGGCCTGGTACGTACCGCGGCACCGGGCGCGGGGGAGAGACGGgacccgccggggcggcgggaggcctCACGGGGCGGAGGGCGGCCTCAcggggcggagggcggcggccCTTGCCCCGCTGGGTCGCTTGGGCGCGGgacggggcagggaggggggaccGCAGGCgtgaggcggcggcgcggggtgAAGCGGGTCCGGTGGTGGGCgggtgcccccgccccgccgtcgGGCCTGGGAGCGAGGGAGGGCTTCGGCGGTAGCACGGTGCGGTGGAAGAAACGGAGACGTGCGTGGGGTGCGGTGTCGCACGGGGATACTCCGCTTTGCTCCAAGCGATATTTTTTGTGACTAATGTGTCGTCCATCCTCAGTCTCCCAAGAAGGTCGGCGATGACATTGCCAAGGCCACGGGTGACTGGAAGGGGCTGAGGATCACGGTGAAGCTCACCATCCAGAACAGGCAAGCGCAGGTACTACACGCCGCAAGGGATGGCTTCGTGGTGCAAGCGTCAAGCACAAATGAGCTCTGCTTGCTCGAACCACAAGCTTAAATCCTGGCAGGGTCGACTCAGCCCTTCATCCTTCCGAGGTGGATAAAATGAGTTCCACGCAGCAAACTGCGTGGGGGTCTTCTGGGAAAGACCTTGAAACACCCGCGTGAGCCTTGCGAGCGCCTCTGGCTTGAACCCGGcagtggtggggggggggtgtgtgtatgaACCTGGCGCTTGCCAGGCTGAAGGTTCCCAGCCTGTGAGCGATGGGACGAGATCTGCCCACGTGCAGAAGTTGATCTTTTATCCTGTTGCAGATAAACTGTTCCTTCTACAGAACATCTGACCAGGAAAAAACTATTTCAAGCAACACAAATTACAAAAACCCTCCTTATCTAATCGTGTAGCCACCTGCCACTATACCTGTCCTGAATTCTGTGGCTGGTATGTTCCAGTGGTGAGCTGAGAGGAAGCCCCAGCCCAGGAAGCAGTCCTCTTCTGGTTGTGGGGAGGCCTGTGCCGAAAGGCTGGGAACAAGTTTCTGCATCACAAAAAAGCCTTGTGTATGAGTGAACGAACCCGGAACGCAGTGCTCTGGCAGGAGCCCTGCAGGCACTGACTGCTTCCTTGAGCATTTTCATTGGCTACCTGCTTCTGcttggaggggggggaaattaatctcttttcatTTAGATTGAGGTTgttccttctgcctctgctctgatTATCAAAGCTCTGAAGGAGCCTCCTCGtgacagaaagaagcagaaaaacagtaaGTGTTCAGCTAGCTTTAGTTCTGAATGCAATTTGGTGCTAAGAGGGGAACGGGTCCCTGCCTCTTGGATCACTTGGCATAAACTGGCAAACAAGGGCCATGGGGTTGTGTCTTGGGCAGCGGGAATTCCTTAGATGTCAGAGTACAGATAGCAGTTTGTATGCCAGCAGAGTTCAGTTTCTTGGAAGATGGGGTAGAACAGCCACCCCCCACTGAACCTGTCTTGTAGTGCATGGACTAGTACAGTCCAGAGGTGAGCTGACAGAAACTGCCAACGTAGGAAACAGTTGTTCTTCTTCTGGTAACTTTGTGCTGAAGTCTGGGAAGAGGCGTGCTGATGGCAGCCCCGCTGTGGTTGTAAACTCTGGTTTCCATGCGGTCTGAGTGCTGGGAATGGGGCTTCTCTAACGACGTGTAGGGGACTGGAAGCGCCCTGTGTTTACGTGAACTTACTGGTGCTGTTGCTTTGCTTCAGTTAAGCACAGCGGCAGTGTCAGCTTCGATGAGATAGTGAACATTGCGCGGCAGATGCGACACAGGTCCCTGGCTCGAGAGCTCTCGGGTAAGTACTGCTGCTGGGATCGTGCTGAGTCCTCCCTCTGCTTGCTCCGAGTGCCTGAGCCAGGTTCTGGTCTGATCCTGGGCGGGCCCTGTAGttgtggggtggtggtggagctCCTCCTGCGGCTTGGCCACTCGGGCACTGAGCACCACAGGAACAACCTTGTGCTGGCTGTGTGAGCCGGCCTCAGGCCTTCTGGTGAAGGTCGTACAGGATGGCAAAACATACGTGGCAACAGATGCGGTGCTCTCTGCTGGTGCGTTCGCTGGAAGTGAGTGTGCTAGACGTGGCTGAAGTGGCTTGCTGTCCCCCTCCTGAACCCCGTGGCTACAGCCTGCAAACCCCAAAGGGGGGGAGGGGCAGCTGAGGGCTGGGAGGAATTGAGTGCTCTACGTGTTCTTCAAAGCTTTTTCCTGTGGTAAAGCACTGACAAGCTGTATCTTCCCACTGCAGGGACGATCAAGGAGATTCTTGGAACAGCCCAGTCTGTGGGCTGTAGCATTGATGGCAGGCACCCTCATGATATCATCGATGACATCAATAATGGTGCAATTGAGTGCCCAGCTGTAAGTATCCATCTCTGACTGAAACTGCTGTATTAGGCTATTTACTAAAAGACTCTCTACTAATGAGCTGTATTTGCTTCTTTCAACAGAGCTAAGACTGCAGAAAAGAAGTTGCTGTATGAAGGCTCCTTACTTTTTTTGTAGCACCTTAAATACTTAATAAAAGACCCAGTTGTCTGCAAACTGTTGCTGGCTTAATTTGTCCTTGTCCCATGCTGCATGAACAGTGGGTTTTGGCTGGGGACCACCTGCCCTCTGCATCAACTAAGGTGATGGTTCTTAAACTTCAAAGCTAGAAGATGCTCATTTCCCATTTGTTGCCCTGAAATCATTTGCTTGCAGCAATGCTGAGCTTAGAAGTGGAGTTGCCTCAAGCCAGTGCTCCCAAACACACGGTAAAGAGCAACCATTGCTAACCTTGGCCTGTGTAAAGCTTTCTGTGAGCTCTTCTTGCCAGTGCCAAATGtgcagctcagagcagcaggtGTTGCCCTTCATTAGGGCAAGTGCTGCAGTAACAGGTCCAGCTTTCCCTGAACCCCAACAGCCAGGACACAAACCCATCCTGAGGCTTGAAAATAACTTTGCAGGCTGCCTGCAATACCTTTGCAGGCCCTGTGCTAGAGTAGCTGCGTGGAAGGGCTCTGACTATCcctctttgaaatgaaatgcGAGGTGTGGCTGTTGAGTCAGCATTCCCAGGGACCGCAGGAGCCAGGGGAGAAGAGCTTTGTGTGCCTGGCAGTAGGTAGCTTGGCCTTGCCTCTAGCCTGTTGGTACTGGGAGGAACCTCTGGCCTCGGTGGCATTGTGGGTTTCCTGTTGGAGAACAGATCTGATTCTTTGCTCAGCTTTTCCTGCCTCAAAGCAGAGAAGATGGTGGGGTTTCTTGTGACCAGGACAAGTACACACGCACTAGTTCTTGAGCtgaatttcttttgtgcttttgttaTCACTGAAGAGGAGCAAGGCCCTTGATGATGGGTGAAATCCTGTGGTCCTCTCAGTTGTAAAGGGCCAGGTCTCGTGTTTCTTGGGTCTCCTGATTCCTTGCATGGTGATACTGGGGCAGCAGGGTAAGCAAGCTCTATGGCCCCTCTCTACCTTGTATCTTCCAGGTCCTggtatatttgaaagaaaaagcagtttaagTGTTGGTATTTCCCTTTGCGTGGGCATTCTGTAAATCAAGTGCTACTGCTGTCAAGAAATGGGTTTTAGAACCTGGCTGTGCCACAAAACTTGTGTTTAGCAGTGACTCTTCCAGCTGTTTCTGCTAGTGACTGCCCTGCAGGAGTGCCAGCTTAGCCTGCTGATGAAGAGCTGCTGCTCGTAGATGGAGGAGTTTGCCCTACTAATGGCATCTTCCTGAAGAAAAGGCAACTGGATTACTCCAGGTAGAAAACCTGTCAGTAAGAGGTGTCTGTGCCATGACGGAATGGATTGGGGTGGGGATGTAAGTGCAGCTGTTGAAAAGCATGGTGAGGAAAGAGCAAAAGGTTTAGCCTTGCTTATGCAAAATGAGCTTTTGTTGGTGAAACGCTTAAGGAGGGCCTTGCAAACACCATCTTAGGGATCTTGTCCGATGAGGATGTAAGGAACCTAAGCTCAGCTATGGCACACTTAAATAGTTAACCTCTGGAGAGGTTCCTGTGTGTTTCAGGCTGGATGGTTGAAATGGATGTACTTCAGTATTTGACGCTTGGTTCTCACACCTGAAAGCTCTGTCTGGCTGTTACGGTGGTACAGCTGGGGGGTGTGGATAGAACCAAAATTCTCCAAAGGTCCTGGGATCCTTGTTCTATTTCCAGTGAAGGCCGGATTTTCCCTTGGGGCGGCACAGCGCAAGGGATGATGTGTGGTCTTTCAGGCTGTGGAAAGCTCTATTAGAAGGGAAGTGAAATTATCCTGGTAATAATGCTTTAGCTGACTCTGAGGTATTACTAAAAGCCCTGTTAACAGCAGCATTATGACTGCAGTTTACTTCAGCCCCAGCAGAgcgtcctggaaaaaaaaaagtcatgaatgTTAGTTTAGGTCCatttttccaaagggaaaggGGATCAAATTCTTCCCAAGATGCTGAGCTGTATGAGCCTTGGTCTCAGAAAAATGTTCTGCAAGGTATGTGTCCTTGCAGCAATGTGGTGACAGTGCTTGATCAACTCTTTTCTTGCCAGTGTCTCTTCAATTTTGCGACTAACTCTCGCAGTTATTCTTGCAGGGTACTTACAGCCCCAGAGGAAAACTTCCTGGCTGGAGCTCTACTATAGTGAGCAGGACTCTAAAGCGGTCTGCATTGCAAGAATTGGGGGAGGAGAAACAATAGTTCTGCTACAGCTACTAGGGGTGTGTAGGAGAGAGAGTGGTATATGCGCTAGCTGGGCTGCTACAGTTCATGGAATGGGGTCTGGATTATTTACCAGGATCTGCCCGAGTCCTTTGTAGGAAGAAGCCAGTGCAGCGGGAGGGTGAAGTTGGCTGCAGCGGGGAATTGTTTGCTGCTGTGTCAGACGCACCAGGTGCTGAGCGAGCTGGAGCCTCTGTAAAGAGGAAAACTCAAGTCTCCAAATGAATTCCATCCCAAGCTGAATGGGAGGAGGTGAGCACCTGTGGTAATGTTTATTTCTAAAGTATATGCAAGGGATGTGGTGTTTTCCGGTATACAAGGCACTGCAATTCCTAAGCAGCTGTAGTTGAAGGCTCCTTGGATGCAGAGCAATTGTGAGCTGGTTTGGTGAAACTAAACCTTTGTGTTTGCTCCAGCTTAAGCCAGGAGTGTGGCTTGGGCTGGGTCTTCAGTGCTGCCTCTCGGCACACAGCAGTCATGCCCTAGGAATGCATCTCGTACTGCTTGTGAAGCATAAAATGTACGCTCTCTTAGCAGTGGGATCTTCAGAAATCACCTGTATCTGCGCATGGTTTAACAACAAACTGCTGCTTTGTCAAGGCTTCGATTTCATACCTGCTCTGCTTCTGTTGAAGTACCTCCTAGCGAAGCAGGTAAAACTTCACAAAGGTGGGCCCTGGGAAAGAAGTCTCGGAGCCTGTCCTTGCGAGATCCAAAACACCAGGTCAGCATCAAGGCCAGCCAAAAGAAACTGCAAATCACGTTCGTTTTCCACCATGGTCCTGCTGTCTGAAGTGTTCAATGAAGCAACAACTCTGTAATTTTGCATGGAGCTcgtgggcaggagggagatgcaCGACAGCACCAAGGGAGTTGCAGGGATCTGTGGAGAAAGGCCGGGCTGGCAGTTTGGCGGAGGGTGGGTGACTGCTGGAGGGGATGTGCAGGCAGAGGAGTTTGGGCTGACCGGTGCATTTACCATTTCTGAGAAGATCCACTTCTGTCCTTTGGCACCTGATGAAATGTGGGTACATTGCTCTGGTGACCTGGGGGCCACAGAGATTGAAGACTGGCTATAGTGAAATagggaaaagcatgaaaaaaaaaaagcttttatcagATGAAACAGCCGTGGCAGACACCAGTTTTACAGTACATCCCATGCCGTGACTGTCCATGTGGAGGGAGGAGCTGGACCCTCAGTCCTAAAGCAAAAGTGACCAAAGCCGGACCCAGGCGTCCCCAGAAATTGTGGTTCCCTGCAGCACCCGCGAGGTTTGCCCACAAACTGCTAGCAGTCTGTGTGTTCCTTTATAGCACGGGCTGTATCGGGGCAGCTTTGCCCACAGCCCGGGCCTTGCTGGCCTGTCTcggctccccgcctgccccacgcTCCGCACGCAGGCAGTGCAGGGGCTTGTGCAGCCTCTTCAGCCGATACAAGCAGAAAGCAGGAGAGTTTTGTGGCtttgctcttctgtttgttttttctcctgctgtttgtAGGGCCTTTTTCTGAGGCAACCagggaataaaacagaaataagaaacagaaatccCAGACACTTTGCCATCTTTAATTCCTTGGCTTGGAGTTGACCGTGTTTCAAGCAAGGAACAGTGCTTGGACGCTCCCTGAAGCAGGGGCAGGCGTGGTTCCTCGTGCTCTGTAACCTGGCACCTTCCCCACCTCTCAAGggacatgagttgcaacaaatcCTGGTAAGGTATAGGGGGAACAAATCTTCTGTGACCAGTGGTCACAGGCGGCGGTGGGGTGGTGgggtctccctccttggagacagACAAAGCTCAGCCCGACGCTGTCCTGGGCAAGCTGGCCTGGCTGCGCGTTGGGCGGATGGTTGGGTCCCTTCCACCTGAAGTTGTGCAGCGATTCCACGACAAAGCTGCACGAATGCTTACATTGCCTGAGGTAGGAGAGCCTGGCAGAGGACTGCAGCACCCCTTTCAGCAGCAATTTTAGTTTAAAGAGGTTTAAAGTGTTTGTTGACCCTGGTGTTGACCCCCCTCTTTGGCGTGAACCCCAAAAGTCTCAGAAGCCGTCAGCCTCGCAGGTGCGGGGCTGTCCTGTGTAccagtacacacacacactgtggGTTTTCCCCCACTTGGTATTGCTGGAAATAATgggaaaaaggatttcttttgcttAAGGGAAATTCTCTTGGGGCAGGATACATAACCTTTCCCATGCTACCTTAGGGCATGTGCTCTGGTAGAAGCAACGCAGTGCTTGGAAGGAGGGTACTACCCTGCCagtaatttgttttttccaaaccAGGCTTCTTAGAAAGGAGGCAAAGGGCTTGTTAAAGATAGTAACAACCTACATTAACTTCACATTTAAAATCCATCTTCTACATAACTGTGTTTGTGCTGCAAAGCCAGGATTTCTTCCTGCTCTGGTGACCTGCACCTTcaggagaaaagagggaagggGACGCTGAGAAGAGCTGAGCCCTTCCCAGGAGACCTTCGCTCTGGTGGCATAAGGGATTTGTGCACTTTAAGGAGAATTAGCTTTCTCATTtccctgagaaaaacaaaaaacaggccCTGAAAAGCCAAATCTCTGGGACTTGTGTCTTCCTGTGTTATGAAACGTTTTTAGGacagaaaatctgaattttgtgGTATCTTGGTGTAGGGTATCGAAGGCCCACGGGGACAGCTTCCCCCCACCCGCCTACGACACGTGCCGTAACGGTGGACGCAGTGAAGTTAAGCGCTGTTCACTGTGGGTGCAGTGGGAAAGGGAGGGCTGAATCCAGCATCGCCCGGCGGGTGGGAGCCATGGGTGGGTGCTCGTGGGGCTGCGGGCCCCGTCCGAGCCGGCGAGCAGCACGGTGGGGCGTGAACCTTTCGCTAACGGGGCTCCTCGTGGCTCTGCCCATTCTGCCCCGGCGCGGATCAGCCCctgtggcagcaggcaggcagagcgtGGCTGCGCCCCTGGGGCCGTACGCTGGCTCTGGCTAGC encodes:
- the RPL12 gene encoding large ribosomal subunit protein uL11; the protein is MPPKFDPNEIKVVYLRCTGGEVGATSALAPKIGPLGLSPKKVGDDIAKATGDWKGLRITVKLTIQNRQAQIEVVPSASALIIKALKEPPRDRKKQKNIKHSGSVSFDEIVNIARQMRHRSLARELSGTIKEILGTAQSVGCSIDGRHPHDIIDDINNGAIECPAS